A window of Cohnella herbarum contains these coding sequences:
- a CDS encoding ABC transporter permease: MQRTGWRAALKKARRYRALLIMVVPGLIYLIINNYLPMFGVMIAFKNINYAKGILGSDWIGFSNFEYLFKTSDALIITRNTLLYNGGFIVLNTVLAIAVAILLNEVRHKIAARFYQSIILLPFLISMVIVGYLVLSMLNVENGLLNRLLPAFGIEPISWYSEPKYWPYILTIVNVWKNVGYLCVIFLAAIIGIDQEYYEAATIDGANKWQQIKGITVPLIMPTITVLTLLAIGRIFYSDFGLFYQVPLNSGPLQPTTDVIDTYVYRGLMTLGDIGMSSAAGLYQSLVGFVLVILSNYVVSRRNREQALF; the protein is encoded by the coding sequence ATGCAACGGACAGGATGGCGCGCGGCGCTGAAGAAAGCGAGACGCTACAGGGCACTGCTGATCATGGTCGTGCCCGGATTGATCTATTTGATCATCAACAATTATTTGCCGATGTTCGGCGTCATGATCGCCTTTAAGAACATCAATTACGCGAAAGGAATTCTCGGCAGCGATTGGATCGGCTTCAGCAATTTCGAGTATCTGTTCAAGACGTCCGACGCGCTGATCATTACCCGCAACACGCTGCTCTACAACGGCGGGTTTATCGTGCTCAACACGGTTCTCGCCATCGCGGTCGCCATACTGCTCAACGAAGTACGGCATAAAATCGCGGCAAGATTTTATCAAAGCATCATTTTGCTTCCTTTCCTTATCTCGATGGTCATCGTAGGTTATTTGGTTCTGTCGATGCTCAACGTCGAGAACGGCCTGCTCAATCGCTTGCTGCCGGCGTTCGGAATCGAACCGATATCCTGGTACAGCGAGCCGAAGTATTGGCCCTATATTCTAACGATCGTGAACGTGTGGAAGAACGTCGGTTATCTGTGCGTCATCTTCCTGGCCGCGATTATCGGAATCGATCAAGAATATTACGAGGCCGCGACGATCGACGGCGCGAATAAATGGCAACAAATCAAGGGCATTACCGTCCCGTTGATCATGCCGACCATTACGGTGCTAACGCTCCTTGCGATCGGGCGAATTTTCTACTCCGATTTCGGGCTTTTCTACCAAGTGCCGCTGAACTCCGGTCCTCTGCAGCCGACGACGGACGTCATCGATACGTACGTATATCGCGGCCTGATGACGTTAGGAGACATCGGGATGTCTTCCGCCGCGGGCTTGTACCAATCTCTTGTCGGGTTTGTTCTCGTTATCCTGTCGAATTACGTCGTCAGTCGAAGAAACCGAGAACAGGCTTTATTCTGA
- a CDS encoding YdeI/OmpD-associated family protein, which produces MPKGERNTKIDPFFAKEKKWKAEFEKLREIVLDCELKEEFKWMHPCYTFQNNNVVIIHGFKEYCALLFHKGALLKDPHKILIQQTKNVQAARQIRFTNAEEIDGMQLIIKTYIDEAIVVEKSGLQVEYKKNTEYAVPEELQNKFTEIPELKVAFEALTPGRQRGYLLHFSAPKQSKTRDSRIEKYLPKILNGKGMDD; this is translated from the coding sequence ATGCCAAAAGGTGAAAGGAATACGAAGATCGATCCTTTTTTCGCCAAAGAGAAAAAGTGGAAGGCAGAATTCGAGAAGTTGAGAGAGATCGTTCTTGACTGCGAATTGAAAGAAGAATTTAAGTGGATGCATCCTTGTTACACGTTTCAGAATAACAACGTCGTTATCATTCATGGATTTAAGGAATATTGCGCGCTTCTGTTTCACAAAGGAGCTTTATTAAAAGATCCCCATAAGATCCTGATCCAACAAACGAAAAATGTACAGGCGGCGCGCCAGATTCGGTTCACCAACGCTGAAGAGATCGATGGGATGCAGCTTATTATCAAAACGTATATCGATGAAGCCATCGTAGTCGAAAAATCCGGTTTGCAAGTGGAGTATAAAAAGAATACGGAATATGCCGTTCCTGAAGAGCTACAAAATAAATTCACGGAAATTCCTGAATTGAAAGTTGCTTTCGAAGCATTGACGCCCGGACGTCAAAGAGGGTACCTGCTTCATTTCTCCGCACCCAAGCAATCCAAAACTCGGGATTCGCGGATTGAAAAATATTTGCCGAAAATTCTTAATGGTAAGGGAATGGACGATTAG
- a CDS encoding MBL fold metallo-hydrolase gives MMPNKQEVIPLLLKMDAGGTPFPVHAAVIWDGEEATLVDTGIPGQHELIRSALEEQGIPFERVTRILITHQDRDHIGSLPELVSGGDRIEVLCHEVCKPYLEGKAPLIKSGMLATPVSVTRTFQDGDTLPIAGGLRVVYTPGHTPDHTSFYHEPSRTLISGDALTAQDGNLMPFNPSFTPNKEEAVRSIEKLLDFDIDTVITYHGGVCSGNIRERLMEIVRTTPRE, from the coding sequence ATGATGCCGAACAAACAAGAAGTTATCCCGTTACTCCTCAAGATGGACGCGGGCGGCACGCCATTCCCGGTTCATGCAGCGGTAATTTGGGACGGGGAGGAAGCTACGCTTGTCGATACCGGTATTCCTGGGCAACACGAGTTGATTCGATCGGCGCTGGAAGAGCAGGGAATACCTTTCGAACGGGTGACCCGAATTCTCATCACTCATCAAGACCGTGACCATATCGGAAGTTTGCCCGAACTCGTCTCTGGCGGCGACCGAATCGAAGTGTTATGCCACGAAGTCTGCAAACCCTACCTCGAGGGGAAGGCGCCGCTTATCAAGAGCGGCATGCTCGCAACGCCCGTCTCAGTGACCCGCACGTTCCAAGACGGAGACACCCTGCCGATCGCCGGCGGCTTACGCGTCGTCTACACCCCGGGTCATACGCCGGATCATACCAGCTTCTACCACGAGCCTAGCCGCACGCTGATTTCCGGCGATGCGTTAACTGCGCAGGACGGTAATCTTATGCCTTTTAACCCGAGTTTCACTCCGAATAAGGAGGAAGCAGTGCGCTCGATCGAGAAGCTACTTGATTTTGATATCGATACGGTCATTACCTACCACGGCGGTGTTTGCAGCGGCAACATTCGAGAACGGCTGATGGAAATCGTGAGAACGACTCCGAGGGAATAG
- a CDS encoding sensor histidine kinase: MRQLKPFLHSLRFKLFAVITLIMAPLIALLIINNAYSIDVVRNQVAQSNKNMLSLYMNQIDRNLQEVDNYLFNLSETETDLLELNKRKSENETVYTLAKLRIFQDLLQDITYYPSIDSFFVYSEPNEELIMTQTFGDTLEARETVKSDIVAMIEQASDDFDFSQWHAWKGKRDYHMFHLIKTGDVYVGAWVNSKKLIVPLSLIDLGESGAALLATDRLIPINHAELVEDNGIDLRFSKDSYSLSGKHAQYLVMGETSKEGGFSLIALVPESEILERLPDLQRISTLISIAGALFLLLFLYAMRRVFLLPIKSIVVAMRKLQGGKWDARLEKASSSTEFELMNETFNRMIGEIHELKINVYEEKLNHQRAELRHLQLQINPHFFLNSLNIIYNLATVRDYALIQEMSKCLVAYFRFMFRSSSYFVSLRDELKHSANYLRIQELRFPGIFAYRLDSPDSLLDIEVPPLVIQTIVENTIKHAVSIDKPIRIDVEVALEHADADGAPIVAILIRDTGPGFSEEALRRLKDAEGMPGEEGEHIGIWNVKRRLRLLYQDKASIAFYNERQIQGATVRITLPVQSA, encoded by the coding sequence ATGCGTCAACTTAAACCTTTTCTCCATTCGCTACGTTTTAAGCTATTCGCCGTAATTACCCTGATTATGGCGCCATTGATCGCGTTGCTTATCATTAACAACGCTTATTCGATCGATGTCGTTCGTAACCAAGTCGCGCAATCGAACAAGAACATGTTGAGTCTGTATATGAACCAGATTGACCGCAACCTGCAAGAGGTCGACAATTACTTGTTTAATCTGTCGGAAACGGAGACGGACCTGCTGGAATTGAATAAACGCAAATCCGAAAATGAAACCGTATACACGCTAGCCAAGCTGCGCATTTTCCAAGATCTTCTGCAAGACATTACCTATTATCCGTCTATCGATTCGTTTTTCGTATATTCCGAGCCCAACGAAGAATTGATTATGACGCAAACTTTCGGGGATACTCTCGAGGCCCGCGAAACCGTGAAAAGCGATATCGTCGCGATGATCGAACAGGCGTCGGACGATTTCGATTTCTCCCAATGGCACGCGTGGAAAGGCAAACGAGACTATCATATGTTTCACTTGATCAAAACCGGCGATGTCTATGTCGGCGCGTGGGTCAACAGCAAGAAGCTGATCGTACCGTTGAGCTTGATCGATCTGGGCGAATCGGGCGCGGCGTTGCTGGCTACGGATCGGCTCATCCCGATCAACCATGCCGAGCTAGTCGAAGACAACGGAATCGACCTGCGATTTTCTAAAGATTCGTACAGCCTTAGCGGGAAACACGCGCAGTACCTCGTCATGGGAGAAACCTCGAAAGAAGGAGGGTTCAGCCTGATCGCGCTCGTCCCGGAGAGCGAGATTCTTGAACGTCTCCCCGATCTCCAGCGCATATCGACTCTCATCTCGATTGCAGGGGCGCTTTTCCTGCTTCTCTTCCTGTACGCGATGCGCAGAGTGTTCCTGCTTCCGATCAAGAGCATCGTCGTGGCTATGCGCAAGCTTCAAGGCGGGAAATGGGACGCGCGGCTGGAGAAGGCTTCTAGCTCGACCGAATTCGAGCTGATGAACGAGACGTTTAACCGGATGATCGGCGAAATTCATGAGCTGAAGATCAACGTATACGAAGAAAAGCTGAATCATCAGCGCGCGGAGCTTCGTCACTTGCAGTTGCAAATCAATCCCCACTTTTTCCTGAATTCGCTTAACATCATATACAATTTGGCGACGGTGAGAGACTACGCGCTTATCCAAGAGATGTCCAAATGTTTGGTCGCCTATTTCCGTTTTATGTTCAGGAGCAGCTCTTACTTCGTCTCGCTAAGGGATGAATTGAAGCATTCCGCCAACTATTTGCGAATCCAGGAATTAAGATTTCCCGGCATATTCGCTTACCGGCTCGATTCTCCGGACAGCTTGCTGGATATCGAAGTTCCGCCTCTCGTAATTCAAACGATCGTGGAAAACACGATCAAACACGCGGTTAGCATCGATAAGCCGATCCGCATCGACGTCGAGGTCGCACTGGAGCATGCCGACGCCGATGGTGCGCCTATCGTGGCAATCCTAATCCGGGACACCGGCCCGGGTTTTTCGGAGGAAGCGCTGCGAAGGTTGAAGGACGCGGAGGGAATGCCGGGGGAGGAAGGCGAGCACATCGGCATCTGGAACGTAAAGCGAAGGCTCCGCTTGCTCTATCAGGACAAAGCTTCGATCGCATTCTATAACGAAAGGCAAATTCAAGGAGCGACGGTGAGGATTACGTTGCCGGTACAATCCGCATGA
- a CDS encoding glycoside hydrolase family 3 C-terminal domain-containing protein, which produces MHRDLRKLLAEMTLEEKASLCSGLDFWSTKGIERLGIPSIMLTDGPHGLRKQRASADHLGLFDSVPATCFPSAAGLASSWDRDLIRKVGEALGEECQAEDVAVLLGPGANIKRSPLCGRNFEYFSEDPFLSAELAASHIQGVQIQGVGASLKHFAVNNQEHRRMTIDAIVDERTLREIYLASFEGAVNQGRPWTVMCSYNKVNGEYASEHVGLLTEILKEEWGFEGFTVSDWGAVNERTRGLAAGLDLEMPGNGGAGDREIVSAVRRGDLPEEAVDRAVMRVLSVIFKAADGKREGAAYDPNAHHRLAREVARESMVLLKNEGELLPLPKTGKIALIGEMAVRPRYQGGGSSHVNPTRMDDLREQLLLSAGGGVEIVYSQGYELDRDDEVEELSAEAVRVAEEADVAIVVLGLPERFESEGFDRSHLRLPDNQSRLLEAVSKVQSRIVAILSNGSSVEMPWLSSAGAILEAYLGGQALGGALADLIFGDANPSGKLAETFPVDLRHNPSHPYFPGEGDRVEYREGIFVGYRYYDAKNIEPLFPFGHGLSYTTFQYSGLSVDKKDMEDTDSLTIQVEVSNTGDRPGKEVVQLYVRDVHSGVIRPEKELKGFAKVYLEPGQSRTITFQLDKRAFAYYNTDIGDWAVESGDFEMLVGKSSAQIELRETVFVHSKAAPGKKYTRNTAIGDLMTDPRAIPAVQGLLANTPFGASSAIANEDSISAMMAAALKDMPLRGLAAFSGGAFSNETIDEMLRELNAD; this is translated from the coding sequence ATGCACCGAGATTTGAGGAAATTATTGGCCGAGATGACATTGGAGGAGAAAGCTAGTCTGTGCTCGGGACTCGATTTCTGGAGCACGAAAGGAATCGAGAGGTTGGGCATTCCTTCCATTATGCTCACCGATGGACCGCATGGGCTTAGGAAACAGCGGGCTTCAGCGGATCACCTCGGTCTGTTCGATAGCGTTCCGGCGACTTGTTTTCCTTCGGCGGCGGGGCTGGCCAGTTCTTGGGACCGGGACCTGATCCGAAAGGTAGGGGAAGCTTTGGGTGAGGAATGCCAAGCGGAAGACGTTGCCGTATTGTTAGGTCCCGGAGCGAATATTAAGCGTTCGCCTTTATGCGGAAGAAACTTCGAATATTTCTCCGAGGATCCGTTCTTGTCCGCGGAACTTGCGGCTAGCCATATCCAGGGAGTGCAAATTCAAGGCGTCGGCGCGTCGTTAAAGCATTTCGCGGTGAACAATCAGGAGCATCGCCGAATGACGATCGATGCGATCGTGGACGAACGAACGCTCCGCGAAATATATTTGGCCAGCTTCGAGGGAGCGGTGAATCAAGGGCGTCCGTGGACGGTTATGTGCTCATACAACAAAGTCAATGGGGAATACGCCTCCGAGCATGTCGGCCTTCTGACCGAAATATTGAAGGAAGAGTGGGGGTTCGAAGGTTTTACCGTATCCGATTGGGGAGCCGTGAACGAACGGACGCGCGGTCTCGCCGCCGGGTTGGACCTGGAGATGCCCGGCAACGGAGGCGCGGGAGACCGAGAAATCGTGTCGGCGGTCCGACGAGGCGATCTGCCGGAAGAAGCAGTTGACCGCGCCGTCATGCGGGTGCTTTCCGTCATCTTCAAAGCGGCGGACGGAAAAAGGGAAGGCGCTGCCTATGATCCGAACGCCCATCACCGGCTAGCCCGGGAAGTCGCAAGAGAGTCGATGGTGCTGTTGAAGAACGAAGGGGAGCTGTTGCCCCTGCCGAAAACCGGAAAAATCGCGCTGATCGGCGAGATGGCCGTTCGTCCCCGTTATCAGGGAGGCGGAAGCTCCCATGTTAATCCGACTAGAATGGATGACTTGCGCGAGCAGCTCTTATTGTCCGCGGGAGGCGGAGTTGAGATCGTCTACTCGCAAGGTTACGAGTTGGATCGGGACGACGAAGTCGAGGAACTGTCCGCCGAAGCCGTTCGAGTCGCGGAGGAGGCGGATGTCGCGATCGTCGTGCTCGGTCTTCCCGAACGGTTCGAGTCGGAAGGATTCGACCGATCCCATCTTCGGTTACCGGATAATCAATCGCGCTTGCTTGAAGCCGTTTCGAAGGTGCAAAGCCGCATCGTGGCGATACTATCCAACGGATCGTCCGTCGAGATGCCTTGGCTAAGCAGTGCCGGTGCCATCCTAGAAGCCTATCTTGGCGGGCAAGCTCTCGGTGGCGCATTGGCGGATCTGATCTTCGGCGACGCCAACCCCAGCGGTAAACTGGCGGAAACGTTCCCCGTCGACCTTAGGCACAATCCTTCCCATCCTTATTTCCCGGGGGAAGGCGATCGCGTGGAATATCGGGAGGGGATATTCGTCGGTTATCGCTACTACGACGCCAAAAATATCGAGCCGCTATTCCCGTTCGGACATGGGCTTAGCTACACGACGTTTCAATATTCCGGGCTCTCGGTGGATAAGAAAGACATGGAGGATACCGATTCGCTTACGATCCAAGTCGAGGTATCGAATACCGGTGACCGCCCGGGCAAAGAAGTCGTGCAGCTGTACGTTCGAGACGTACATAGCGGAGTGATCCGGCCGGAGAAAGAGCTGAAAGGATTTGCCAAGGTGTATTTGGAACCGGGACAATCCCGTACGATCACGTTTCAACTGGATAAACGGGCATTTGCTTATTACAATACGGACATCGGAGATTGGGCGGTCGAAAGCGGAGACTTCGAAATGTTGGTCGGAAAATCTTCGGCGCAGATCGAGCTTCGGGAGACGGTATTCGTACATTCTAAAGCGGCTCCGGGAAAAAAATATACGCGAAATACGGCCATCGGAGATTTGATGACGGACCCGCGAGCTATCCCGGCCGTACAGGGGCTCCTTGCGAATACGCCTTTCGGCGCGTCCTCGGCGATCGCGAACGAAGATTCCATCTCAGCCATGATGGCTGCCGCGTTGAAAGACATGCCGTTGCGCGGTTTGGCCGCGTTCAGCGGCGGAGCGTTCTCCAACGAAACAATCGACGAGATGCTCAGAGAGCTGAACGCCGATTAA
- a CDS encoding glycoside hydrolase family 3 protein — MNSKWTETETSQQSIRYIDNPGGSKLGYSVSSGIGILTEDGFAFKDLNRSGKLEPYKDWRLPPHERAKDLASRLSLEEIAGLMLYSTHQAVPGSFAFFPATYGGKPFAESGAEPHALSDQQTAFLTNDYLRHVLVTTVSDPATAARWSNNVQALVEGLGHGIPTNNSSDPRHSTESSAEFNAGAGGRISMWPEPLGLAATFDPATVRRFGEIAAQEYRALGIATALSPQIDLATDSRWMRTNGTFGDDPKLATDLARAYIDGFQTSQGDREIGGGWGYDSVNAMVKHWPGGGSGEGGRDAHFGYGKYAVYPGNQFETHLLPFTEGAFKLEGGTGQASAVMPYYTISFGQDDLNGENVGNSYNVYLIQNLLRDEYGYDGVVCTDWGITNDEGEDITKLFPGGRCWGVEEGYTVAERHYKLIMAGVDQFGGNNEIAPIIEAYRIGTAEHGESFMRRRFEQSAVRLLINIFRLGLFENPYLDPEETAATVGNAAFMKEGFEAQQRSIVMLKNESGTTLPLAKRSKVYVPKRFVPAGVNWFGFPTPESFDYPVSLEVVRGYFDVTDDPEEADCALVFIHGADSGSGYSKVDAEAGGNGYVPISLQYGEYTAADARERSLAGDSRPTDVENRSYKGKSVTAHNAPDLDLVLQTKALMGEKPVVVSLLLSKPTVVREFEASADAILVHFGVQTQAMLDAMTGEAEPSGLLPMQLPADMDTVERQREDVPRELIPHVDASGHAYDFAFGLNWSGVIQDERTARYNVPAISQS; from the coding sequence TTGAATTCCAAATGGACCGAAACCGAAACCAGCCAACAATCGATTCGCTATATCGATAATCCCGGAGGCAGCAAGCTCGGATACTCCGTTTCTTCCGGAATCGGTATTCTTACGGAAGACGGCTTCGCCTTCAAGGACCTGAACAGGAGCGGCAAGCTTGAGCCTTACAAAGATTGGCGGCTGCCGCCTCATGAACGCGCCAAAGATCTGGCGTCCCGGCTCAGTCTCGAAGAGATTGCCGGGCTGATGCTGTACAGCACTCATCAAGCGGTTCCCGGATCGTTCGCCTTCTTTCCCGCCACGTACGGGGGCAAACCGTTCGCGGAGAGCGGGGCGGAGCCGCACGCGTTGTCCGATCAGCAGACCGCGTTCTTGACGAACGATTATTTGAGGCATGTTCTTGTAACGACGGTTTCCGATCCCGCAACGGCTGCCCGATGGAGCAACAACGTGCAAGCGCTCGTAGAAGGCCTCGGGCATGGTATTCCCACCAATAACAGCTCGGATCCTCGACACAGCACGGAATCCAGCGCGGAATTCAACGCGGGCGCGGGCGGCCGCATCTCGATGTGGCCCGAGCCTCTCGGTCTAGCGGCCACCTTCGATCCGGCTACCGTTCGCCGATTCGGCGAAATCGCCGCACAGGAATACCGGGCGCTCGGAATCGCGACCGCGTTATCCCCCCAGATCGATCTGGCGACCGATTCGCGCTGGATGCGAACGAACGGTACGTTCGGAGATGATCCGAAGCTGGCGACGGATCTCGCCCGCGCTTATATCGACGGATTCCAGACGTCTCAGGGAGACCGTGAAATCGGAGGGGGCTGGGGATACGACAGCGTCAACGCGATGGTGAAGCACTGGCCCGGCGGAGGGTCCGGGGAAGGCGGAAGGGACGCGCATTTCGGGTATGGAAAGTACGCTGTCTATCCCGGCAATCAATTCGAAACGCATCTGCTCCCTTTCACGGAAGGGGCGTTTAAGCTAGAGGGCGGAACCGGCCAAGCGTCGGCCGTCATGCCTTACTATACGATTTCCTTCGGACAGGACGACCTGAACGGAGAAAACGTCGGCAATTCCTACAACGTTTACTTGATTCAGAACCTGTTGCGCGACGAATACGGTTACGATGGGGTCGTCTGCACCGATTGGGGAATTACGAACGACGAAGGAGAAGATATCACGAAGCTGTTTCCCGGCGGACGATGCTGGGGAGTGGAAGAAGGTTACACGGTAGCGGAGCGGCATTATAAGCTGATCATGGCCGGAGTCGACCAATTCGGCGGCAATAACGAGATCGCTCCGATTATCGAAGCGTACAGGATCGGAACCGCCGAGCACGGAGAAAGCTTCATGCGCCGTCGCTTCGAACAATCGGCGGTCAGGCTACTGATCAACATTTTTCGCTTGGGATTATTCGAGAATCCTTATCTGGACCCGGAGGAAACCGCTGCAACGGTCGGCAACGCGGCGTTCATGAAGGAAGGTTTCGAGGCTCAGCAACGGTCGATCGTCATGCTGAAGAACGAATCGGGCACTACATTGCCGCTTGCCAAGCGCAGCAAAGTTTACGTGCCTAAGAGGTTCGTACCGGCCGGCGTGAATTGGTTCGGCTTTCCGACTCCGGAATCGTTCGATTACCCCGTAAGTCTCGAAGTCGTACGCGGTTATTTCGACGTGACGGACGATCCGGAAGAAGCGGATTGCGCGCTTGTGTTCATTCACGGCGCCGATTCAGGCAGCGGTTACAGCAAGGTAGACGCGGAAGCCGGAGGCAACGGGTACGTGCCGATAAGCTTGCAATACGGCGAGTATACCGCCGCGGACGCACGCGAACGAAGCCTTGCCGGAGATTCGCGGCCGACGGACGTCGAGAACCGTTCGTATAAAGGCAAGTCAGTTACCGCTCATAACGCTCCGGATTTGGACCTGGTACTGCAAACGAAAGCGCTTATGGGGGAGAAGCCGGTCGTCGTCTCGCTGCTGCTGTCGAAGCCGACTGTCGTTCGCGAGTTCGAAGCGTCCGCGGACGCGATTCTCGTGCACTTCGGCGTACAAACCCAAGCGATGCTCGACGCGATGACCGGGGAAGCGGAGCCGAGCGGCTTACTTCCGATGCAATTGCCAGCCGATATGGATACCGTGGAACGGCAGCGGGAGGACGTGCCCCGGGAGTTGATTCCGCACGTTGACGCCTCTGGCCATGCTTACGATTTCGCCTTCGGTTTGAATTGGTCCGGCGTCATTCAGGACGAGAGAACGGCTCGTTACAATGTTCCCGCAATCTCGCAATCTTGA
- a CDS encoding response regulator transcription factor — MHHVLLVDDEVHAVRGLQAGVDWERLNISAIHTAHSLKQAQDVFRSQPVSLMICDIEMPMGSGLDLLEWTRENFPRTETIFLTCHSDFSFAKQAIHLQSFGYLLKPVDYSELEGVIANALEKIRKDRELHSFEETYKHYLGLWDKHRPVMAERFWQDLLRQTFASTPEAVREQASRIGLIYSDDVSFLSVYITVREWHQAWNPRDERIMEFALRNAAEEGVAGRGTVVPLEAGSLLAAIPSEAEFVMPPVQAACDSFIAFCNSNLHCDINCYIGKPVKLHEMPAMLRRLQDLDENNVTRVNRTLFLYETGKKENRTTRMPPAPVEEWALWMKQGARERLTAGIVSYLDSWRGDEVEADSHSLHLFYQDFLQMVYFILQSKGLQANLVFSRNLMTDKPATVLRSVSSLREWVLYVLSVAMNRLHDSEENMSIVDKVKRYIHDQLGLQSLSREDVANHVFLNPDYLTRVFKKETGFSISDYMQQQRIEFAKRLLCDSRLSVSDIAVEIGYTNLSYFSTLFKRTTGLNPIDYRKQCSRR; from the coding sequence ATGCATCACGTTTTGCTCGTCGACGACGAGGTTCATGCCGTCAGAGGGCTGCAGGCAGGCGTCGACTGGGAGCGGTTAAACATCTCCGCCATACATACCGCGCATAGCTTAAAGCAAGCGCAGGACGTATTCCGGTCGCAGCCGGTTAGCCTGATGATCTGCGATATCGAGATGCCCATGGGTTCCGGCTTGGATCTGTTGGAGTGGACCAGAGAAAACTTTCCCCGGACGGAGACGATATTTCTGACTTGCCATTCCGACTTTTCTTTCGCGAAGCAAGCGATCCACTTGCAAAGCTTCGGGTATTTGCTTAAGCCGGTCGATTACTCCGAGTTGGAAGGCGTTATCGCGAACGCGCTGGAGAAGATTCGCAAAGATCGGGAGCTTCATTCGTTCGAAGAAACGTACAAGCATTATCTCGGCTTATGGGATAAACATCGACCGGTCATGGCGGAAAGATTCTGGCAGGATCTTCTCCGGCAGACGTTCGCGTCGACCCCGGAAGCAGTAAGGGAGCAGGCGTCGAGAATCGGTTTAATCTACTCGGATGACGTTTCGTTCTTATCGGTCTACATTACCGTGCGCGAATGGCATCAAGCATGGAATCCGCGAGACGAACGGATTATGGAGTTCGCGCTGCGCAACGCGGCGGAAGAAGGAGTCGCCGGAAGAGGCACCGTCGTTCCGCTTGAGGCGGGCTCGCTGTTGGCCGCCATTCCGTCCGAAGCCGAATTTGTCATGCCGCCTGTCCAAGCGGCTTGCGACTCTTTTATCGCGTTCTGCAATTCGAATTTGCATTGCGACATCAATTGCTATATCGGCAAGCCGGTCAAGCTGCACGAAATGCCCGCCATGCTTCGACGGTTGCAGGACCTGGATGAAAACAACGTCACTCGGGTCAATCGGACGTTATTCCTCTATGAAACCGGCAAGAAAGAGAATCGAACGACCCGAATGCCGCCGGCTCCCGTGGAAGAATGGGCCTTGTGGATGAAGCAGGGAGCTAGGGAGAGGCTAACCGCCGGCATCGTAAGCTATCTGGACTCTTGGAGAGGGGATGAAGTTGAAGCGGATTCCCATTCGCTGCACCTGTTCTATCAGGATTTTCTGCAGATGGTTTACTTCATTCTCCAGTCGAAAGGCTTGCAAGCTAATCTAGTATTTTCCCGCAACCTGATGACGGATAAGCCCGCAACGGTGCTTCGTTCCGTCTCGTCGCTTCGGGAGTGGGTGTTGTACGTACTGAGCGTGGCGATGAATCGCTTGCACGATTCCGAGGAAAATATGTCGATCGTTGATAAGGTGAAGCGCTACATACACGATCAACTCGGATTGCAGAGCTTATCCCGCGAAGACGTTGCGAACCATGTGTTCCTGAATCCCGATTACTTAACGAGGGTGTTCAAGAAGGAAACCGGCTTCTCCATATCCGATTACATGCAGCAGCAAAGGATCGAATTCGCCAAGAGGTTGCTCTGCGATTCCCGTCTTTCGGTCAGCGATATCGCCGTCGAAATCGGGTATACGAACCTTTCTTACTTCTCCACGCTATTCAAGAGAACGACGGGATTGAACCCGATCGACTACCGCAAGCAATGCTCGAGGAGATGA